The sequence tttgaaagaatttttaaattttgttaaagaaaAATTGAGAACTCCTTCCTAGAATTTCTTCGATACACTACCTAAGGTTCGTGTTTGGAGGAGTCTCAAGTGTTCGTTATTCAAGTTATATtctcattttaaaaataaacttttaagattttatttttatgtatacaAAGATGGTTTTAGAATAGTAACATATCTTTTAGAACTAGTTTAGAGTTGAAAAGTTTGATTTAGTAATTGTTTTGGAAATAATGACGAGTTTAAGGAAATAGAAGAGATCCGCCATTACCGTTAATAGGCACACAGCCCCCTATCCCTATAGCTTAAGCTTAAGATGAATAAAAGctttactaaaaaaataaagaggGGCGCGCTAGCTCGCTAAAAGCTCCTTCTTTTGAAGCTTGCTCGGTCTACGTGTTGAGTTCTGGGAGGAAGGGAATGGATGCTTGATTTTTTGGGTAGCTTATAGACCGTCAAATGACCTAAGAACATTTTTTTTAGTACGTACAAGCTCTCAAACGGCTTATAAAAGCTCAGCCGAACACACCCCACCCTAAAAGAATTTTTAGAGGTTAGATGTAATCAACCTAATAATATTTAGGGCGTTAGGATCATGAGCAATACCATCGACCTGTGATTCTTTCAACATTGGCATGGTGGTTCAAATGTTGCAGAAATCAAGGAATCGCATCAATGTCTTCCAATACATGCTCATCTAGCATAGCTTTCCAGAGTATAAAAATATACAGGGATAAGCGTTTAGGAATATGATCACAGATACTTCACTGACGACCAAAACTTACAAGACTTCAATGACGATCAAAAACTTGTCGGCTTGAGACTAAATCACCTCGTTCCCTTCGCACATCTGGATCTATCTGTCATCTCTCCCAAGGCGAACTTTTATTTACCTGCTTCCCTGGATGGAAaagcaaaataaaacaaaactacTTGGCAATAAGATAGTAGGTTTTGCTTAAATTGATGGATTTCAAATAATGGATTTCAAATTCTTTGCTTAGAGTGACCATTTAAATCCACCCTCTATATCAAGTAACGCGATTTCAAGTAATTTCGACGCATGAGTGGATTTGAAGTCCATTCCTCAGATTCATTCTCAGATCAAATATCTTACAAAAAATCAAATCCATCATCAATCCAAACAACCTAAACTACCTTCAACTTTCATTCCAAACAAAAATGGAACCCAATTTCATAACCTTCTTTATTTATTAAAGGAGAGCATCGGATAAAAAAATAGCATTCAAAAAATTCTAACTGCATACGTATTCATCATGAGAGGAAATTTTCACATTCAAGAAATTCTAGCTGCATAACATATTCATCATGAGAGGAAATTTTCACCTCTAACAAATCCAAGCAAACTTCAATAATCAGTACCACAATTTTGATCTTTTCAAGATGACTGACGTTATCTAAGACCATAAGTTAGACGTAAAACTAACCTTATTGTTGATTCTTGTATTCCAAGAACCATTTTTCCCGTAGGTCTGGTCATTAACGACATAAGATTGTGGGGGAACATAATTTTTGAGCAGGGGAACTCTATCTGGTAGATAATCATCGTCACTTTCATAGTATCTCTCAGAATGTGGTCCTAAAGCTTTGAGAATCATAGCCATTAACATACTCAGTCCCTGCATGCAAAATCATTCCCACCATGAGAAAGGCTGTAAAGATTGTGTTTAACAAACGATGTTGAGGAAACAAAGAGATTGGGATTAAAAGATACAATAGTGCAAAACAAGTCTATGTTATCATCCAAAAGGGCAATGAAATAAAACCCAAAGTTCATCTTATACTCGTTTACATATTTAAAATGTTAATTGTGCAGTTTTTACATATATTTTAGTCCTTTTCTATGCCATATTATGATTTACTCTCCTGGAGGATGATCTTCAGCGCAGCAATCTGAATAACTGGACCCTAAGATTGTTTCTTACCTCTTACCATATTACAAACTTTTACAAACCATCAATTTACAGTTTGCAATCAACTTGAATAACTATTCAACAAGTTTTGCACGAGTAACTTTTATACAATACTACAGTCCACATCTAATTAGAATCcttgaatttaaaaaataaaacgtTAATAAAATTCACGGGAATATTTTGACCTGTGGGAAAAATACACACACAACATCACACAAAGAAAATGGTTTAGAAATGGACACAAGTCAATCAACCAAAACTGTTGTGGAGACGCAAAGTAGCTATGAGTTTAAACTACTCTTGGATTAGGTCTACGAACAAATCGAACCGGTTTGAGAGATTTTCGAGTAGGATcgaaaaatatttgattcgaaTTTGAAGTTATGGAACTCCAGCTGAAATCGAACATGATTGAATCATTTTTCAAGTCGAACCCAAGCCAAAGTTATTTTATTCGATTTTTTGCGAGTCAtaacatttaattaatataatataattatatattaaatatatatatatttcgagtCCTTCGGGCATTTCGAAGTTCAAGATCTTCATTCTCGAACCTTGATGGTCAAATAGCTTGTGAATATGTTAGAACGTTTTTGAACCAAACTCGAGCTccaacttcatttcgagccgaactcgagccaaaaaaatttaaaattttcgagtttgggatcgagctcgaactcaaATATACCTAATTCGAGCCTAAAATTTTTACTaatattcggctcgattcggttcttTTTTTCCTAAATTTTTACCCCTACTCTGGCTAACCAGCCAAACCATACCTAAACCAACATTACAGTGCAGCCCTAAACATCACCGGAAAATTTGGTTTGGTATTGAGTTGTGTAGTCCAAAATATTCAGTCTTTAAGTATGGTTTTGGCTATTAGGTATGGTTAACCAAACAGTATGACTTACCGatctttgtttttttcttgGTTTCAAACACAGACTATACGTACactattgtatatatatatatcaagttTTTTTCTTGGTTTCAAACACAGACTATACGTACactattgtatatatatatatcaagcaCATTATAACTAATAAATACATAACGTTCATAATATTTGTAACACATATATATCCTCATAATATacttttaataattatatatgtgtctgtgtgtgtgtgtgtcaagCAATTTAACACAATAGAAATTTGACCTTAAAACTTTTCTCatcttgatttcaaaattcggaAAAACTAGTTTACCAAATTGAACcgattattttataaaaaccaAACCAAGCCAAAGCTCGAGCCTGAATTAGCTGAGTTAAATATTGTGTGACCGAATGAACGCTTGTAAAACTAACTAATCTCAAGAATTACACATAACACTAAGAATACGAAGTGAAGTCAAAGTCTGTGCGTTGGTTTAAGGCATTGTTCTTTCCCATTTATTTTGCAATAACACGTTAGCTGTGCAAGGAAATCAAAATGAACCTGCACGGTCACTACTGTTAAGCCAATCCATCGGCATATGTCAAAGTTCTTCTTTATAAAGTCCTTCAACTGGTCAAGATTTTTCGAAGGGTCCTCTGGGAAATCCTGAAAATAGTCATGAGTTTAAATTTCATCATCCATAAATCAAAATGAACCTCTGTAATTTTTTGAATCACATAGCTGTGTGTACCTCCTCCCAGCTGTGATTTAAGAATATATCTGCCATTATAGCACCTTCGAGcacaaaaagaagaaaaacaaaaaccataTACTATACCAGTTAAAGTTAACAAAGAAGTGATGTGCATGCATTGCCAAATGATTTGATAAAAAGCGAGAGTGATATAAGATGCTGAACCAATATTATCCGAGAGTACAACAAGCACGATAAGAGCAACACAGGTCGTGATTACAAAGAAAGATCGCTTCAGGAAAATTTGTTTATCATCGATAAAAAACACTAGAGAAAAGAGGAATTTCTCTGGACCGACTGGTAGGAAGATGAAACTTCAGGGGAAAGAACAAGATATTAACATTGTAAAGAAATACTTCTCCAATAATTAGCTATTTTCGATCTATAGGACACCAGCTTTCCAGCTTAAAAAAAGTCTATCATGATGCACATAAACTGACATTTAGTTGAAATAAAGCCAATACTAGTTAGTAGACAAAGACAGAGAGAAAGAAGCCGTTAAAAGGCCTCAAGAAATGGAACTCGTAAAAGTTTATGTTAGAAAGTGTCAAATAAATCCATTTTCTCTAACAGTCGAGTAGTTTAATCTCCTATAtattgtttttataaaaaaaaattggatctCCCAACCGGAAAACATACAGCATTGTTAAAAGGTTATTTAGAAGGAAAAGAAACTAGAAAGAAGCTTGTTACACAAAGCTCATGTTGAAGTACGAAGAAGTATAAAAATATTGTCAAGGCACTTTTGCACGAgcgttttttataaaaaaaaaatgtaagagAAGTCTTTCTAGGTTTTAGCCCTATTACATAGAACAATTGAAAATATATGGttttaatcaaaataaaatagcacGGCTGAAATTCCTATATCAGGGGAAATGTTGACAGCATCCCCTACTGAGATCCCATCAATAAAGAAAGCGATTTGGTGCAGATAATGTAATGCATGCAGTAAGGAAGCTACCACCCACCTAAAACTAAGAAGGCCATGAAACCACTTGGCTAATGGTAATCTCACATACCTTACTTCATTTAAAAAACTAAGTACTAACAGCAACTCTAGCATGTATGATTGACGGTATGCCATCTAGACCTACATGAGCAAGTCCACAATTCGCAAACTCAAACTTAAAAAGCCACCAGAGTTGCGCTAGTGAGGCTATAAGCATTTTAAAGCCGCAATTCATTTATGCATCAACAATCAGCATCAAATGCTAAATATAGATCACTAAAACACTAAGCATTTCATAAAGTTAATGGATGATGAGATTCGAGAAACCTACGACTCTATTGTAACAGAGGAATCAAGGATATTAATCTTCTCCAACTCACTTAATCAAGCAACTAAACAAGGACAGATTCAAAACCTCGAGATTAGGGGGGACAATGTTTAATCAATCCTTTTCATAATTTTCATAGGATACACCAATAAATCATAAACAAGGGGCACAGTCTGTCTTCTGTTTGGCTCCACCATCGCAGCTCAGAGAAGAAACAGGCAAGTATTGAGCTATGAGTTACGTGTAAGAATACATTAACAATTTGATTATCTATTAACAAAACAGATGGCAAGGATACGATATAGAGGCAACAACCATTAGTCGTTTCTGCGGCAATGTGGCCCGAGCAAAAAATCACGCATAGAGTAACCCCGAGGCCAAGTATAGTATATATGAACCTGAATtccaaattcaattataaataatgcaacaaaaAATGAAcgattaaaacataaaaattattcattCTCATACCAAGGGATAGGAGCAGTATCGGATTGGAGGTGGCGCAGCCAAACCCTAAGCATCCATAAAGCGTACAAAATCATGGCAATGCCCACCATTCCTAAGCCGGCATTCACTACTTTCAGCAGCGATTGAACGCAAATACGCGCCATCCGGCCCATTCTTTTCCCCCAACTGACGATCACGCGATGATTAATGTAGCGAAAAATGAAACCCTAACTCCAGAAAACAGAGCCGGGGATTCGATCGAGAAGAAGAAGCAACAGCGACCAATGaatttttcttctctttccGTATTTTTTCAAGGGAGAATGTTTCCTGTGTGGTCTCCGAAATACAAGGACCACGGTACTGGAATCAGGGCAAATTTGTAATTGCACACCCTGGAGTACATATGCGAATTTATTAATCGACACAATTATCTGTGATATTCCCGGAAAAGATTTcatttgaaaatgaaaaaaaatgatacaaaattattattttaattttatttttattttttttcgtaACAAAAATGCTCAATGggcaaagaaaaagaaaacaatcTCCTATTAAaagagtgagtgtctctttAAAAACACtgagagaggt comes from Henckelia pumila isolate YLH828 chromosome 4, ASM3356847v2, whole genome shotgun sequence and encodes:
- the LOC140863800 gene encoding tetraspanin-19-like; its protein translation is MGRMARICVQSLLKVVNAGLGMVGIAMILYALWMLRVWLRHLQSDTAPIPWFIYTILGLGVTLCVIFCSGHIAAETTNGCCLYIYMVFVFLLFVLEGAIMADIFLNHSWEEDFPEDPSKNLDQLKDFIKKNFDICRWIGLTVVTVQGLSMLMAMILKALGPHSERYYESDDDYLPDRVPLLKNYVPPQSYVVNDQTYGKNGSWNTRINNKGSR